In Penaeus chinensis breed Huanghai No. 1 chromosome 2, ASM1920278v2, whole genome shotgun sequence, the following proteins share a genomic window:
- the LOC125036891 gene encoding trypsin alpha-3-like, with translation MAPRRLLSVLMVAMMGVVSQAAPPHFNGSLPFVIEPRVNFDDTCKCGQKAASRIVGGTTTGVNEWPWQAALMYGSQQFCGGSLINDRYVLTAAHCTEGMKASDLTIRLAEHRLSTSSETSVVSRSVSQIIEHPNYQPGDEINDIALVKLSSPVKVSDTVLPVCMPPANPTYAGRTATVTGWGTTSSGGSSSDTLREVDVTVLSNTACQSGNYGSAIQDTMLCAGSAGKDSCQGDSGGPLVFKDGGGNYDQIGVVSWGIGCGDDGYPGVYTRVNSYLDWIKSNTADGVYCKGMVL, from the exons ATGGCACCCCGAAGACTCCTGAGCGTcctgatggtggcgatgatggggGTTGTCTCCCAAGCAGCGCCTCCCCACTTCAACGGCTCGCTGCCCTTCGTCA TCGAGCCTCGTGTCAACTTCGACGACACGTGTAAGTGTGGGCAGAAGGCCGCCTCCAGGATCGTGGGCGGGACGACCACGGGCGTGAACGAGTGGCCGTGGCAAGCGGCGCTGATGTACGGTTCGCAGCAGTTCTGCGGCGGATCCCTGATCAACGACCGATACGTCCTGACCGCCGCCCATTGCACCGAG GGCATGAAAGCATCTGACCTGACCATCCGTCTGGCCGAACACAGGCTGAGCACTTCCTCAGAGACTAGTGTTGTTAGCAGGTCTGTGTCTCAGATCATCGAGCATCCGAACTACCAGCCGGGTGACGAGATTAACGACATCGCTCTCGTTAAATTGTCGTCGCCAGTCAAG GTGAGCGACACGGTGTTGCCAGTGTGCATGCCACCAGCCAACCCTACATACGCCGGCAGGACGGCCACTGTCACAGGTTGGGGAACCACCAGCTCCGGAGGCTCGTCTTCAGACACTCTGAGGGAAGTCGACGTCACG GTGCTGTCGAACACCGCGTGTCAGTCCGGCAATTACGGAAGCGCCATTCAAGACACCATGTTGTGCGCCGGAAGTGCAGGCAAGGACTCGTGCCAGGGAGACTCCGGCGGCCCTCTGGTGTTCAAGGACGGAGGCGGAAACTACGACCAG ATCGGCGTGGTGAGCTGGGGCATTGGCTGCGGAGACGATGGCTATCCCGGCGTGTACACCCGCGTCAACAGCTACCTCGACTGGATCAAGAGCAACACAGCCGATGGCGTTTACTGCAAAGGAATGGTTCTCTAG